In Streptococcus respiraculi, one DNA window encodes the following:
- a CDS encoding ArpU family phage packaging/lysis transcriptional regulator codes for MTFFPEINEKQTIRNAKRKLKEYPRWRRIAGDIDGQKVTATYSFEPRQSHGSPSRPVERLVISKVDALAELEAIEYAVGHLLDPYQRKILYDLYLTNYPKSNAELENELGYEKTRYHEIVSNALLAFAELYRSGCLVALSGIIAE; via the coding sequence GTGACTTTTTTTCCAGAGATTAACGAAAAACAGACAATCAGAAATGCTAAGAGAAAACTGAAAGAATATCCACGTTGGCGCAGAATTGCAGGCGATATTGACGGTCAGAAAGTCACAGCGACTTACTCCTTTGAGCCGAGACAGTCGCATGGAAGTCCGAGCAGACCAGTTGAGAGATTGGTAATAAGTAAGGTAGATGCACTAGCAGAGCTTGAAGCTATCGAGTATGCAGTGGGTCATCTGCTTGATCCGTATCAGCGTAAAATACTTTATGATTTGTATTTGACCAACTATCCAAAATCTAATGCGGAATTAGAGAATGAATTAGGATATGAGAAAACTCGTTATCATGAGATTGTGTCTAATGCTTTACTAGCTTTTGCGGAACTTTACAGAAGTGGTTGCTTGGTTGCTCTGAGCGGAATAATAGCGGAATAA
- a CDS encoding site-specific integrase, which translates to MKRVEPIRDTDDIERLKDYLRSRSERDYVLIMCGLYSGLRISDIVPLQVKQVTGDRIEIVEKKTGKVKKFAINDELRKALNHYIKQNDLKGYDYLFPSKKKQRANGVRIAHIGRVAAYQIFKKAANHIGLTNIGTHSMRKTFGYHFYNQTGNVVLLMELFNHSSPDITLIYIGYKQDELDEAMLNFSY; encoded by the coding sequence ATGAAGCGAGTTGAGCCGATTAGAGACACAGATGATATTGAGCGTTTGAAAGACTATCTACGTTCTCGTAGTGAACGGGATTACGTGCTGATCATGTGCGGTCTTTATTCAGGACTTCGGATTAGCGATATTGTACCTCTGCAAGTAAAGCAAGTAACTGGCGATCGTATTGAGATAGTCGAAAAAAAGACAGGCAAAGTCAAGAAGTTTGCAATCAATGATGAATTAAGAAAGGCACTCAATCATTATATAAAGCAGAATGATTTGAAAGGATACGACTATCTCTTTCCCAGCAAAAAGAAACAGCGAGCAAATGGAGTTCGGATTGCTCACATTGGTCGAGTGGCTGCTTACCAGATATTCAAGAAGGCTGCAAACCATATCGGTCTAACGAATATCGGCACTCACTCGATGAGAAAGACTTTTGGCTATCATTTCTACAATCAGACTGGCAATGTAGTTTTATTGATGGAGTTGTTTAATCATTCATCACCAGACATTACATTAATTTATATTGGCTATAAGCAAGATGAATTGGATGAAGCGATGCTTAATTTTAGCTATTAA